Within the Leisingera thetidis genome, the region AGCTCCGGGTAGACGGCCAGCGCGCATCGTCCAGTGCGAACCCCGCCAGCTCCGCTCCGCGCAACCAGCTCGACAAAGCGATATCCGCCACGCTGAAGGTGCCCGCGGCATAGTCCGCATCGGCCAAGAGCTCTGCCAGCGAATCCAGCAATTGCGGCGCCAGCACGGTCATCGCATGTTCGACCATGTCTTCCTTGCCGTCGGCCTTTCCGAAGTAATAGGGCACAACGATGCGCTGGCCGAACATCATGCCGCCAAAGACCTGCGCCATCTGGCTGTCAGCAAACTGCTGAATCCGCAGCGCCCGCTGTTGCAGCTCCGGCTGCGGCGGGATCAGCACCGGCAGCGGCACCGACTGTTCCGCCCAGGCGGCGATATCAGCGCTTTCGGTGACTGGCGCCAGGCCATCACCTGGCAGCAACACTGGCACGGTGCCGGCCGGGTTGACCGCCAGCACCTTCTCCCGCTCGGTATAGGGAACGGCGGGGTCCAGAGTATAACCGATCCCCTTCTGCTCCAGCACCACCCGCACCTTGCGCACAAAGGGCGAGACCGGGTAGCCAACAAGTGTAATGCTCATTTCATTGCGTCTTTCTCATCTGGTTTGCCCCCGGCCCGCAGCGGCCCGGAGACCTCCCGCCAGGTAGGATCAGGCTTTTTTCACATCACCTGAAAAACGCGCCGCATTTTCCTTCAGGAAGGCATCGGCATCCGCGTTTTCGTCCCAGAATTGGGGCTGTGCCTTGGGGATGGTCAGCGCCTCCTGAACCGCCGGGCGCGCGTCGATGCGGTCGAACCAGGCCTTCAGGTGCGGCAAGTCGTCAACTTCGACCCGCGCCCACGGGTAAGCCCGCGCCCACGGGTAGATCATCATGTCGGCGATGGAGTATTCCCCGGCAATGAAATCGCGGCCTTGCAGCTGTGTGTTCAGTACTTCCATCAAGCGGCGGGATTCATCCACGTAACGCTTGATCGAGAACGGCTCCTCATGCCCGTTCGGGGCAGCAATGCGCTGAAAATACATCGCTTGCCCCATCATCGGGCCGACGTGACCGACCTGAAAGAACAGCCACTGCAGCGTTTCCGACCGGGTAACCGGATCGTTTGACAGGAACTTGCCGTATTTGTTGGCCAGATGCCAAAGAATGGCGCCGGACTCAAAAATGGCCCGATCTTCGGCCCGGTCATAGATCGTGGGGATCTTTCCGTTCGGGTTCAGCTTGAGGAAATCGGGGGTTTTCTGCTCCTGCTTGGAGAAATCGATGAAAGTCAGGTCATAGGGGACACCAGCTTCTTCCAGAAAAATAACCGGCTTGTAACCGTTCATAGTGGCAGCGGTGTAAAGGTGAATGTCCGGTAGGGTCATGATTGTCTCCTGAGGGCAAGTATCCGGGCCCGCTCGTTGCCTCGCAGGCCCGAAGGGTTCAGATTTCCAGCGTCCAGTGTTTCTGTTGGTAATCCAGCACGTCCTTGATCGCCTCTTCCGGGAAAACAGTGCGGAATTTGTGGTGATCCGCCGCGATGACCTCGGCCATCTTGTCGATCATTGGCTGCGGATCCATCTGCAAGCCGTCGCCTGCAAACAGGTCGCGGACCTTGCGGATCGCTTCCGGCGGCGTAATGCTACTCGAAGGATCGTACCACTCGTCCATCTTGTCATACATCCGGTCATTGAACCCAGTCCGGTACGCGCCCGGATTGATGGTCGCGACCTGTACCCCCATCGGTTCAAGCTCTTCCCGCATCAGTTCTGCGATGGCCTCCAGCGCGTGTTTGGACGCGGTATAGGGGGCCAGATACGGGAAGGTCAGGAACCCGGCGATCGACGAGACGAACACCACCTTACCGCGTCCACGGCGGGCAAAAGCCTGCGCATAGGGCTGCACGAACTCGACGGTCGAGAACACGTTGGTTTCGAACACATTCCGGATGCGGTCCACGTCAACCTCGGCAATCGGGCCGGTATCGCCGATGGCGGCATTTGCCACCACGACATCCACATCGGCGCCAAAGCGGTCAAAGGCGGCCTGACGGTCCTCGGCGCTTGTGATGTCCAGCTTGGCTGTTTCCAGCGTCAAACCCAGCGCGGCCGCTTCTGCCTTGAGCGTTTCGGCACCTTTTGCGCCGTGGGTCGTCGCAATCACGCGATGACCCTGCTTCGCCAGTTCGAAGGCCGCGCCCTTGCCAAGCCCGGAGCCGGCACCAGTGATCAGAATAGTCTTGGTCATCTGTCGTCCCTCGCTTCAGCCTTTCAGTTCAACGTCATTGTCCAGACGCTCAAACAGCACGGCCTCAACCGTGGTGGTGCCGACGTTGCTGACCTGATGCGTCCAGGGGCCGTTGTGCATGTAATCGCCATCGCGGACCTCCTTCACGAGGGTTCCGCCATCTTCCAGCTTGATCGACAGCAGGCCGCCCTTGATGAAGTAGACGATCTCCTCAGGGTGGCGGTGCGGCTCATCTGTCGCACCCGGCGGCATCTTCATGCGGACCAGACGCGTAATGCCGGTGTTCACCAGCTCTTCATACATGTCGGGCGACGCTTCGTCGGCCAGCGGCGCGCGCTGGCCTTCGGTGATCAGGGGAGAGTTGCTCACCTCATGAGCCTCCTTTTTGGAATGAGTTCCACAAACGTGGATCAGGCCACTTCCGATACGGAATTGGCACCGAAGACATGGGCCAGATGCGCGTCAAAACGGGCGAAATCCGAGTCCACATCGGCGTTCTTCATCACGTCAAAGGCGCCAAAGGTGGGCAGCGGCGACATGCCGAAGAACTTGGCGTTCAGGTGCATCGGGCGCAGCAGATCGTCGAGCGACGCGCCTTCGAAGAACGGCTCAGCCGGGTTGTCGAATGCCTCAGCCGGGGCGTTCAGCGTAACGGACAGCATGTAGGTGGTGCCGGTCAGCGAGCCGCCCATGCCGTAGTTTTCTTTCGGGGCTTCGGCGATGCGGCCATCACCATTGGTCAGGCGGCCATCCATACCTGCGGTATAGACCTCATCCATGTATTTCTTGAACGACCACGGTACACCCATCCAGTTTACCGGGAACTGCATGATGACGGTGTCGGCCCATTGGTGGCTGGCGATTTCCTGCTCGACATCATAGCCTTCGGCGATCTTAGTCACACGCACGTCGTGTCCGGCGGCTTTCAGGTACGCGGTGGCACGGTCAATCAGCGCTGCGTTCAGTTCACCCTTGGCAAAGGGATAGGGCTGGTGGCCGTTGAGGATCAGAATATTGCTCATGGTGTCTTCCTTGCGATTTCCTGCGGCGTGGCGGGATCAGCCGCCGCACAGCCTGCAATCTGGACACGACGAAACATTCCGCAACTAGTATACTTTTGGTAACCTCCACCAAAATCAGCACGGAAGGATGGGGCGGTTTCGCAGATGACCCGACTAAGGCCATGAAATAAGACCGGAAAACTTCCGCGCCCCGCCCGCGTTGACAAATTTGGACAATTGTGAAATTTGTTTCCCAAGCAACGAAAAGTGACCTGATCACTTTTCCTGCCGGCCCGAATCCACTCCGGAAACCCATGGAGGCAATGATGCGAGCACGCGTGGAAGAAGACGACCAAGGCCGCCGCAACGCCTACGACGCCTGTTTTGAACCCTGCGCAATCGAGCGCGGCATGCGGATCATCGGCGGCAAGTGGACCGGCTCCATCCTGTGGCACCTGAAAGACGAACCCGTCCGGTTCAACGATCTCGCCCGCATGGTCGGCGGTGCCAGCAAGAAGATGATCACCGAACGCCTGCGCCAGCTCGAAGCACAGGGTCTTGTGACCCGCCAGGTTCTGGATACCGCACCGGTGTCGGTGCAATACGCGATCACGGATCTTGGCCGCACCGCACTGGGGTTCCTGGACGAGTTGCGCAAATGGAGTGAAGGACTGCCGCAGCATATAACGGCAGAGGCCTGACGTGCTGAAGCGGCTGAAACCGTCCCCGCTGCCGCCCATCCGCCCCTTGCCCGAACGCGCCGCAACCGGCGAACTGGCGGAAATCTACGAGCGCACCAAACGCGGGCTGGGCGTGCCTTGGATGGGGGTCGTGGCGATGGCTTTTGCCCGTTATCCAAGCTTCTACAAAACGTTCTGGAAAGCGCTGGAGCCGGTGGCCGCGACAGAGGCCTTCGTCGCGGCCTGTCAGGACCTGCGCAACTTCGCGGAAATGCGGGCAGGCTCGTTCTCCCCGCCGCCCATCAAGACACGGCTCGAGGACGCGGGCTATGACGCGGCGGAACTGGAGCAGATCATCGCCTGCAACGAGGTCTTCTCTGCCGGCAACATGCCCTATCTGCTGATGGCGTCGCTGGCCCGGACGCTGCTGGAAGGCCAGGCTTGGACCGCGCAAGGCGAGGCCGCACCCCGGTCCGCGCTGGCGGCAGCAGGCGAACACCCGGTCCTGATGGAGGCCCATCATGCCAGCCCGGACACCGCGGCGCTTTACGCCGACTTGCGCGAGACGCTTGGGTTGCCGTTTGTAAATACCGATTACCGCGCCTTTGCCCGCTGGCCGAGTTATATTGCGGCGGCTTGGGAAGATCTCAAGCCCGTGATCCGGTCCGGCGGATACGAACCCGCGGCCCAGGACATTCACGAACGGGCGGTGGAACTGGCACTTGGCCTGCCAAACGCCACCGGTCTCACGCCGGATGCTCTGGAAGCCGCTGCGGCACAGGATGCGGACCCGAATGAAGTTCTCGCCGTCGTGCGGTTGTTCCAATGGCTTCTGCCTGGTCTTGCGTTCAACGTCGCCTTCCTGCGCGCGCAGCTTGTGACCGGCTGACCACCGCCAGACGGCATGTCTATTGCGTCGGGTTAAAATCGGTGACGGCAACAGAGGCGAGCGTCATTCAAGCGACCTTGTCGGGTGTATCCCAGGCTGGTGAAGCAACTTTACGGTGCCCTCATCCCGCCTGCCGCCCGCCTTGCAGCCCAATCGAGCGCGAGCGGTGTTTCAATTTATGGCGCTCCGACGCTGATATCTTCGCAGCTTGCAGGCGGCGCAGGATATCAGACGGGATCGCCGTCGCGTGCGGTTCCGGCTTCTGCT harbors:
- a CDS encoding winged helix-turn-helix transcriptional regulator, producing the protein MRARVEEDDQGRRNAYDACFEPCAIERGMRIIGGKWTGSILWHLKDEPVRFNDLARMVGGASKKMITERLRQLEAQGLVTRQVLDTAPVSVQYAITDLGRTALGFLDELRKWSEGLPQHITAEA
- a CDS encoding NAD(P)H-dependent oxidoreductase, with translation MSNILILNGHQPYPFAKGELNAALIDRATAYLKAAGHDVRVTKIAEGYDVEQEIASHQWADTVIMQFPVNWMGVPWSFKKYMDEVYTAGMDGRLTNGDGRIAEAPKENYGMGGSLTGTTYMLSVTLNAPAEAFDNPAEPFFEGASLDDLLRPMHLNAKFFGMSPLPTFGAFDVMKNADVDSDFARFDAHLAHVFGANSVSEVA
- a CDS encoding glutathione S-transferase family protein, yielding MTLPDIHLYTAATMNGYKPVIFLEEAGVPYDLTFIDFSKQEQKTPDFLKLNPNGKIPTIYDRAEDRAIFESGAILWHLANKYGKFLSNDPVTRSETLQWLFFQVGHVGPMMGQAMYFQRIAAPNGHEEPFSIKRYVDESRRLMEVLNTQLQGRDFIAGEYSIADMMIYPWARAYPWARVEVDDLPHLKAWFDRIDARPAVQEALTIPKAQPQFWDENADADAFLKENAARFSGDVKKA
- a CDS encoding halocarboxylic acid dehydrogenase DehI family protein — encoded protein: MLKRLKPSPLPPIRPLPERAATGELAEIYERTKRGLGVPWMGVVAMAFARYPSFYKTFWKALEPVAATEAFVAACQDLRNFAEMRAGSFSPPPIKTRLEDAGYDAAELEQIIACNEVFSAGNMPYLLMASLARTLLEGQAWTAQGEAAPRSALAAAGEHPVLMEAHHASPDTAALYADLRETLGLPFVNTDYRAFARWPSYIAAAWEDLKPVIRSGGYEPAAQDIHERAVELALGLPNATGLTPDALEAAAAQDADPNEVLAVVRLFQWLLPGLAFNVAFLRAQLVTG
- a CDS encoding cupin domain-containing protein — protein: MSNSPLITEGQRAPLADEASPDMYEELVNTGITRLVRMKMPPGATDEPHRHPEEIVYFIKGGLLSIKLEDGGTLVKEVRDGDYMHNGPWTHQVSNVGTTTVEAVLFERLDNDVELKG
- a CDS encoding glutathione S-transferase family protein → MSITLVGYPVSPFVRKVRVVLEQKGIGYTLDPAVPYTEREKVLAVNPAGTVPVLLPGDGLAPVTESADIAAWAEQSVPLPVLIPPQPELQQRALRIQQFADSQMAQVFGGMMFGQRIVVPYYFGKADGKEDMVEHAMTVLAPQLLDSLAELLADADYAAGTFSVADIALSSWLRGAELAGFALDDARWPSTRSWLDRCYAQPGYARVIADEEQLEVVRWARSRYEGAA
- a CDS encoding SDR family oxidoreductase, with product MTKTILITGAGSGLGKGAAFELAKQGHRVIATTHGAKGAETLKAEAAALGLTLETAKLDITSAEDRQAAFDRFGADVDVVVANAAIGDTGPIAEVDVDRIRNVFETNVFSTVEFVQPYAQAFARRGRGKVVFVSSIAGFLTFPYLAPYTASKHALEAIAELMREELEPMGVQVATINPGAYRTGFNDRMYDKMDEWYDPSSSITPPEAIRKVRDLFAGDGLQMDPQPMIDKMAEVIAADHHKFRTVFPEEAIKDVLDYQQKHWTLEI